Proteins encoded together in one Salmo trutta chromosome 3, fSalTru1.1, whole genome shotgun sequence window:
- the gcna gene encoding uncharacterized protein gcna isoform X1: MDDDNHRLFQRVSQKLGWSEKGGLETAEEQLIKSISKTRRPATGVHFSRGAQDLPPRVQLHLPDSEEEDDGGSGKENQVSKGNSYRTKVLIESSDDDFDQFLVEQATPKAASRKHFSAANKVSEPVLVLSSDSDGGFENFLSRVKTPKPKPKEAERGSVDSLRNFIVDSFSSDDDFVLQKKKTPTAKGASNTPKPSSSQLPVRRPLSQCDSPVFLSNSEDDGIVMKSTWRTRHPVRQPPTSRTHKVKVPQRNQKDIFFPSTSPPSLASPSSPPLPSSTPAPLPQRAHSAPSTLEDSASSEEEFLSLLDRIKKNHKTGNTPTPKHDTGPNQKPPLSAPRPKASKEAGPRPVGRTPLDLKTPARLLVTKPSETRLQTSSLSSSRVSAAGCVTPGCFLQCLSGPGSIFSRNFKQIKEELTSKLYRLYNTSVFDSKLPSNMSVSWNNKMRKTAGYCITGQERGSGNRYARIQLSDKVCDSADRLRDTLVHEMCHAATWLINSVRDGHGPFWKLYARKATLAHPELPMVTRCHSYDINYKYQYQCSCCKNTLGRHSKSLDTQRFVCALCSGPLVLLTPAKPRAPTPFANFVKENYGSVRQNLVGQSHGEVMRKLSVDFATKTKLSQN; this comes from the exons AACAGCAGAAGAACAG CTGATTAAGAGCATCAGTAAGACTCGGCGTCCGGCCACAGGCGTTCACTTCTCCAGGGGTGCTCAAGACCTTCCTCCCCGAGTCCAGCTGCATCTGCcagacagtgaggaagaggatGACGGAGGCTCAGGGAAAGAGAACCAGGTCTCCAAGGGCAACAGTTACAGGACCAAGGTGTTGATAGAGTCCAGCGATGATGATTTCGACCAGT TTCTTGTGGAGCAGGCTACACCCAAAGCTGCTTCTCGGAAACATTTCAGTGCTGCTAACAAAGTCAG TGAACCAGTCCTTGTATTAAGCTCAGACAGTGATGGCGGCTTTGAAAACT TCCTGAGCCGTGTGAAAACTCCCAAGCCTAAGCCCAAGGAAGCGGAACGTGGCAGTGTAGACAG CCTCAGAAACTTTATTGTCGACAGCTTTTCCTCCGACGATGACTTTGTCCTCCAGAAGAAAAAAACACCTACCGCCAAAG GTGCCTCTAACACCCCTAAACCGTCATCCTCCCAGCTCCCAGTCAGAAGACCCCTGTCCCAGTGTGACTCCCCAGTTTTCCTCAGCAACAGTGAAGATGATGGTATCGTGATGAAGAGCACGTGGAGGACGCGCCACCCTGTGCGCCAGCCGCCGACGTCTCGGACACACAAGGTCAAAGTTCCACAAAGAAACCAGAAGGACATCTTCTTTCCCTCgacctcccctccttctctggcctctcccagctctcctcctctcccctcttccaccCCGGCCCCCCTTCCACAGCGGGCCCACTCAGCCCCGTCGACGCTGGAGGACTCAGCCAGCTCAGAGGAAGAGTTCCTCAGCTTACTGGACAGAATTAAGAAGAACCACAAGACCGGCAACACCCCAACACCTAAACATGACACAG GGCCCAATCAGAAGCCCCCCCTGTCAGCTCCACGGCCCAAAGCCTCGAAAGAGGCGGGCCCTCGGCCGGTAGGGAGAACACCATTGGATCTGAAGACTCCAGCGCGGCTGCTTGTCACTAAACCCTCAGAGACCAGACTCCAGACCAGCAGCCTTTCGTCCTCCAG GGTGTCAGCAGCAGGTTGTGTGACTCCGGGATGTTTCCTCCAGTGTCTGTCTGGACCAGGCTCCATCTTCAGCCGTAACTTCAAACAGATCAAGGAGGAGCTCACCAGCAAACTGTATCGCCTGTACAACACCAGCGTGTTCGACAGCAag CTGCCCAGTAACATGtcagtgagctggaataacaAGATGAGAAAGACTGCTGGCTACTGCATCACAGGGCAGGAGAGAGGAAGTGGGAACCGATACGCCCGCATCCAACTCTCTGACAAAGTCTGTGACTCTGCAG ACCGCCTGCGGGACACATTGGTTCATGAGATGTGCCACGCTGCCACCTGGTTGATCAACAGTGTGAGGGATGGGCACGGCCCCTTCTGGAAGCTGTACGCCCGCAAGGCCACGCTGGCACACCCCGAGCTGCCCATGGTCACCCGCTGCCACAGCTATGACATTAACTACAAGTACCAGTACCAGTGCAGCTGCTGCAAAaacac ACTCGGTCGTCACTCTAAGTCTCTGGACACCCAGAGGTTTGTGTGTGCCCTCTGTTCGGgtccgctggtcctgctcacccCCGCCAAGCCCCGGGCACCCACGCCCTTCGCCAACTTCGTCAAGGAGAACTATGGCAGTGTTCGTCAAAACCTGGTGGGTCAGAGCCACGGTGAGGTAATGAGGAAACTCAGTGTTGACTTTGCCACCAAGACCAAACTCAGCCAGAACTGA
- the gcna gene encoding uncharacterized protein gcna isoform X2, which yields MDDDNHRLFQRVSQKLGWSEKGGLETAEEQLIKSISKTRRPATGVHFSRGAQDLPPRVQLHLPDSEEEDDGGSGKENQVSKGNSYRTKVLIESSDDDFDQFLVEQATPKAASRKHFSAANKVSEPVLVLSSDSDGGFENFLSRVKTPKPKPKEAERGSVDSLRNFIVDSFSSDDDFVLQKKKTPTAKGASNTPKPSSSQLPVRRPLSQCDSPVFLSNSEDDGIVMKSTWRTRHPVRQPPTSRTHKVKVPQRNQKDIFFPSTSPPSLASPSSPPLPSSTPAPLPQRAHSAPSTLEDSASSEEEFLSLLDRIKKNHKTGNTPTPKHDTGPNQKPPLSAPRPKASKEAGPRPVGRTPLDLKTPARLLVTKPSETRLQTSSLSSSRVSAAGCVTPGCFLQCLSGPGSIFSRNFKQIKEELTSKLYRLYNTSVFDSKLPSNMSVSWNNKMRKTAGYCITGQERGSGNRYARIQLSDKVCDSADRLRDTLVHEMCHAATWLINSVRDGHGPFWKLYARKATLAHPELPMVTRCHSYDINYKYQYQCSCCKNTLGRHSKSLDTQRFVCALCSGPLVLLTPAKPRAPTPFANFVKENYGSVRQNLVSTALI from the exons AACAGCAGAAGAACAG CTGATTAAGAGCATCAGTAAGACTCGGCGTCCGGCCACAGGCGTTCACTTCTCCAGGGGTGCTCAAGACCTTCCTCCCCGAGTCCAGCTGCATCTGCcagacagtgaggaagaggatGACGGAGGCTCAGGGAAAGAGAACCAGGTCTCCAAGGGCAACAGTTACAGGACCAAGGTGTTGATAGAGTCCAGCGATGATGATTTCGACCAGT TTCTTGTGGAGCAGGCTACACCCAAAGCTGCTTCTCGGAAACATTTCAGTGCTGCTAACAAAGTCAG TGAACCAGTCCTTGTATTAAGCTCAGACAGTGATGGCGGCTTTGAAAACT TCCTGAGCCGTGTGAAAACTCCCAAGCCTAAGCCCAAGGAAGCGGAACGTGGCAGTGTAGACAG CCTCAGAAACTTTATTGTCGACAGCTTTTCCTCCGACGATGACTTTGTCCTCCAGAAGAAAAAAACACCTACCGCCAAAG GTGCCTCTAACACCCCTAAACCGTCATCCTCCCAGCTCCCAGTCAGAAGACCCCTGTCCCAGTGTGACTCCCCAGTTTTCCTCAGCAACAGTGAAGATGATGGTATCGTGATGAAGAGCACGTGGAGGACGCGCCACCCTGTGCGCCAGCCGCCGACGTCTCGGACACACAAGGTCAAAGTTCCACAAAGAAACCAGAAGGACATCTTCTTTCCCTCgacctcccctccttctctggcctctcccagctctcctcctctcccctcttccaccCCGGCCCCCCTTCCACAGCGGGCCCACTCAGCCCCGTCGACGCTGGAGGACTCAGCCAGCTCAGAGGAAGAGTTCCTCAGCTTACTGGACAGAATTAAGAAGAACCACAAGACCGGCAACACCCCAACACCTAAACATGACACAG GGCCCAATCAGAAGCCCCCCCTGTCAGCTCCACGGCCCAAAGCCTCGAAAGAGGCGGGCCCTCGGCCGGTAGGGAGAACACCATTGGATCTGAAGACTCCAGCGCGGCTGCTTGTCACTAAACCCTCAGAGACCAGACTCCAGACCAGCAGCCTTTCGTCCTCCAG GGTGTCAGCAGCAGGTTGTGTGACTCCGGGATGTTTCCTCCAGTGTCTGTCTGGACCAGGCTCCATCTTCAGCCGTAACTTCAAACAGATCAAGGAGGAGCTCACCAGCAAACTGTATCGCCTGTACAACACCAGCGTGTTCGACAGCAag CTGCCCAGTAACATGtcagtgagctggaataacaAGATGAGAAAGACTGCTGGCTACTGCATCACAGGGCAGGAGAGAGGAAGTGGGAACCGATACGCCCGCATCCAACTCTCTGACAAAGTCTGTGACTCTGCAG ACCGCCTGCGGGACACATTGGTTCATGAGATGTGCCACGCTGCCACCTGGTTGATCAACAGTGTGAGGGATGGGCACGGCCCCTTCTGGAAGCTGTACGCCCGCAAGGCCACGCTGGCACACCCCGAGCTGCCCATGGTCACCCGCTGCCACAGCTATGACATTAACTACAAGTACCAGTACCAGTGCAGCTGCTGCAAAaacac ACTCGGTCGTCACTCTAAGTCTCTGGACACCCAGAGGTTTGTGTGTGCCCTCTGTTCGGgtccgctggtcctgctcacccCCGCCAAGCCCCGGGCACCCACGCCCTTCGCCAACTTCGTCAAGGAGAACTATGGCAGTGTTCGTCAAAACCTG GTTTCCACTGCTCTGATTTGA